The window AACAGCAATCTCAGACATGAATATCTATAAATAGGTACCTTTGTAGGAGGAGCCAATTTGCAGACGTTGAACTGATTTCTTTTCATCCTCTTCTGGAGTTGATGGACGTACTTGTCATTGTTGCTCCTTTTGAAGTCGAGACAGAGGGAAGTTAGTTATTGCACCGAGAGGACTTCTTACAAGCTACAGCGCGGAGGTCCACGAGCTTCACCTGTTTGGAGAACCCATCATGCCAGGAGTGATGTGCAGACACTGCGGAGTCTTCGCTTCGGGGAAACATGTCGACTTGGGTGTCAGTGGCTCTATTTCTGACACTGTGATGTCAAAGTCACTCTGACACAAGGAGGGCATCTACGCATCAACATAGCCAGGAAGGGACCGGTTATCAGCATCAGTCTGCGTGGCGGCATCATCAGCAATTGAAGCATTTTTGGAAAAACGCAGACGAAAACAAACCTCAAAGCGTTTACTCTGCATGTACGCGGAGCTGAAGCCGTCCTCGACGTCTTCTCGGGGCATGGCCTCCAGGAACTGACGCACCTGCTGCTTTCTCTTTAAGGTTCCCGCTCGGGCAGATATCACCTGGTGAGCTGCAGAGACGACAGTCAAATCCCTGCAGTTAACCATGTCCTCTCATTTACTCCATTTTCTAAAACTTTATAGATCACAAGAAAACATAACTACAATAGCaccacagtaacaacacataaACATCACACCCAAAAGGACAATTTGACACTTAACTAAGTCGTCAGGCTGTAGTTTGGGTTGTTAGACGGAATTACAGAGTTTATTTTGCTATTTTGTCCAATctgacaataataaataaatatgctcTTCTTCTCAATACCATATGTATAGGCCGAACCGTTTCATTAATATTGCACACAAATTAAAGTGGGACCGTACGAACGAAAAGTCTGTTTTCAGATTCTATCTGCTTGCCATCTCTTATATATTTTGCCATTTGTATATTCTGAACAGATTGGTTTCTGCACTTGCATGATTATATTGTCCTTTTAATGTCATGTTGTCTGTTATAATGTATAAAAAGTGCTTCATGAAAAAGTTCACTTGACTGGATGCATTGCCCCAAGTCACCGTAATCCAATCTGGGGGCATGGATTTAGAAAGCAGCCGAAACTAAAAGCCTTCTCTACCTGGATCTTTCGGTACttccagcttcttttttttggtgttcTTCGCTCGCTTAGCAGGAGTCTGGCAGGTTGCCTGGGATGTGTGCTGGAAGTGGCACTCTCCTGGAGAACGTGTTCCAACCGCCCCCGCCACCTTTGCCCAGTAACCTGCCACGTGCTTAGGGTAGTAGGACGCAGCCCTAGAAAACACACAACGCGCACACATGCACCAGCGGGCCGTGAGGTCACGATGCCCAAATATGCTACATTACACCATCTCATTCTGTAGGTGGCGTACACAACTTACTCTTGTAGCTTCATAAGCTCCGCCTCTGTCCACTTGTCACCATCTTGGTCTTGTAGAATCGCTGCGATGCCTCCGATTGCGTTGAGGTTGTTCTTACTGGACTGTGTCAACTTGGGCAAAGGCTTTCTGGGCGACGAGGACTTGGTGCGTTTACTCCGTTTATGTTTCGTCGTTACTCTGGATCTCTTCTCCGGTTCCTTCTCGAACTCAGAGGACTGTGATGAGTCACTTGACGGAAATACGTAACTTGGCGGTGGCCTGTTAAGAACTCTCCTGCTTCCCTTTCTGCGCACTTCTTTCCCAGACTTCTTTCTCCCAATGACTCCATCATCAGATAACGCTGATGTTTTATAATCATCAACAGGTTCTGGGGGTGCTGGGATGCTCACTGAAGGACTTGTGATGTCATGCGGCGGTTTTTTGGACCTCTGTTTCGAAGACTCTACAGGTATCCTTTGCTTTTGAGGGACGGTGTCCACATACGATGTATCTTCCGATGTCGGACGCCTTCGGCTGGACCTCGTTTGTCTGCCGCACCTCTCCTCGGGGCTGCAGAGCAGTTCAGGTGAATAAGAGGGCTTCTTTTTAGCCTCAGTTGTGGCACTGTTGCATTTGCGGAGTGGAGCCTTGACCCTCCTCAGTGGTACTGATGCTTCTTTGTCGCTGGCTGATTCACATTGCCGACGGCCTGGAAACACAGAAGACAGTTAGTCTGCATGCAACTCGTAACTTATCCCACAAAACCACGGCTCCAGCAAACCAGCTTTACCTTCACTGCAGGGCAGGAGCACAGGCGCAGGTTTCTGTGACGCTCTTGTGGAGACCTCCAGTGAGATATGGAAATTAAACATGGTCACGTTTTTCAGAAATATCAGTAGTTTTGTACATAGCCAAATAGACATTCCAGATTATTATGCAACTCATAAGCTCCACTTCAGATGCTTACAAGGCTGGAGGTATCATAACATTCATGGATGGTGACATTCATGTGTGCATCCAGAATGACTCTCCCTCCTTTCCAATACTCCAGAGGGGGCTTGATCACGCGACCACTCCGGGACACGATTGGGCGAGACACGGAGGAGGCGGCTGCagaagggaagagaagaagtGTGCAGAGTAACAAAGTCCTTTCGTACAGCGGCCGTGGGATTCCAAAACATGAAGTAATAAATGTTGTGCTGCCAGACATTTTAAGTTTCCTTGTGTGAAATTGTGTACATGCATGGTCCCGAGGATAAATCTTAAAAACGTTGCTGACTTTCGGTCACGCACAACAAAAAGGATAACAAcgtaatataatacaataactTCAGCTACATTTTGTGTTTCGTGCATACGAGTAAATATTAGCATGCTACACTTAATTGACAATGGTCAACATTATACCTGCCAAACATCGGCACGTTAGCAGGACTATTATGATGAGGCAGATATTAGCATCTGGCTGGATACATctgttaatattatataatagatGTACCTCCCCATTATTCATGCCCGAGAACATTCTTGTAACCCACCGGTTTTCCTGTGCCGCTTCACATTGCCGATGATGGAGGATGTCTCAGATTGTGTCTTCGCCATGACGACCCTCCcctcactcttcctctctgtctctctgctggCAGAAAGTCAGGtcgtaaagaaaaaaaaaactcaacttCAAAAATTAACCATGGAGAATATGGTTTGCAACACCTAAATGGTCATTTTATCTCATGCTTTAAATTATTTAGGATTTAGATCCAAACAATATTGTATCTGTAACAGCATAACCAGAACGGTATTAGTATTCTTACCCTCTCAGCTGTGACCGAGATCTCTCATAAAGGGCCTCCCAGTTTGGAGGAAACCCATTgacaaacttcttcaaaagcCACTTGGGCAACCCTGCAGGTGTCAAGCGAGAGGTACATGGAAAGAACATGAATCCACACAGTAGTCACATTCATATACATTGATGTGCAAGCtttcttaatttattttatgtattttaaacTTATTTCTTGCAAAGTGGAACATGTTGTCATTGGTAAATATCCACCCATACATAATCTGGCTTACCAGAATCAAGGCTCATGATCATCTTGTCAACCAAGATGTAAACCTTGCCGGTGACAGTCTTCACAACATGATTAGAAACTCTGTCCACCACGATGTTACTGTTCCATGGGATATTTTCTTCCctgggggaaaagaaaagtacCAAAAATCCCAGTGTTTACATTTAACCACACATACAAATCTTAAGAGATGTAAAACCTAAAGCGTGCACACGTCCGTCTCAGAGGACAGTCGCCGAGGAATCTGTTATAGTGAACTTTGATTTTCACGATTCCTCTAGAAACACTTACTGGTGGATTCCATCAACAAACAGGCCTTTGTGATTCTTCCTCAGGAACCACCTTTTGAGATAAATCACACTCTCCTGCATAAGTggaaaagacacaaggacattaGGAACAATAGACAACATTATCAAAGAACAGACAACTATGATTGATTAAAATGTTCTATTGTATCTGATGTGTATATGTAAACAATTAATTGACCAGTGGTCTGATTTTGTCTGATGaatcaacattaaaaaaactcaTATCTTCCCAAATAGCACACCCTTAATAACTTGCATTTAAGAGGTATTGATCTTAAAATAGGTTTCCACTCACACTTGGGAATTGTGTGCTCTGGGTCCATTTATTTCGCTTGAACACAGCCTCTTGCTTCTTCGGTATGGAGATCTTTGGCGTATTGAGTAAAAGCGGGTCTTCAAACAAAACCGGTTGTGGGGACACGGCCAGGACATCCTCAGAGGGCTCTGTGTCTGATAAGCCGTCAGCTGATTCTACTCTGGACCGGTTGACGGGAGCCAACCTTTCTGGAACACCTCTAAAAGCAACGTCCTCCATCTCACCCACGGTGTGAACTGTGGAGGGAGGCGATGTGTCGACGGACTGATGGAAATTACCtatggaggagaaaggagatgaaaacagaaaacacaaccaaGCATCATGCAAACCGGACAGAGAAACCCAGACTGAAACActgcatgcatacatacatcgTTTTGCTTTCCTGGAATACAATATGTCCACTTTGGAAGACACTCACTTGTATTAAAGAGCTCCCGTGTGCTGCTgctgactttatgaacttccgGCTGCTTTGTTTTACTTTCCCTCTTCTTCATGTAAGTAAACATCTTGGATGGAGACATTAGAGAACATTTTTCCACAGGAACATTGCAACCTGTTCAAAACAGCAAAGAGGAAGCTGTCAATTTgttcccattattgatcacctAAAGAAAAGAGTTTCACTCTGAATAAAACTGAAATAATATCTCACGTTTATTTGCGATGTCTCTTGGTGTTGGGCACACGGGGTTGTGGGTGAATCGGTTCACCTGTGATGGGTCAGCAGATACTCCTCCAACATGACTTACACTCTCAATGCAAGTGCTGGTATCTCCACTGAACGCCCTGGAGGGTTTCCTTCTGGATCCATTGCAGACTTCATTTGTACTGCTGGTGACTTTATtaaactgctgctgctcacattgtctctgtaaCCTCGTCCTCATGGGGGAGAACATAAAGGCGGAAGACATCAGAGGAGCACACCCCTCCAAAAACACACTGCTTTCAAAGTCCTCTTCCACCGGCTGCACCTTGACTGGAGTCCTGCTGATTACATTGGAGTTACCCGAGTGTCTGATGTGAGGCGACTCGGTGCGGATCTGCTTTCTGTTGACCCGAGGAGACGGGTGGGCCACAGCAGTCGACTCCAGGAACGATCTTTTTCTCAGTGTGCGTCCATGTCCGCTCGCTTTCACGGGAGGCATTTCCTCCACATGCTTGCTGATGAGGTCTGGAGACCTTTTCTGAGGACTCGATATAGGCGAGAGAGTCCATACCTGCGCTTTATTGTGATCGGAACCAGACCTCTGGTTCGCCGTGAGCTCCTCGGTCATCCAGGTGCTCTCTGCTCTCTTCCTCGGTGACTTAACAGCAGCTAAATGTTTGTCTCTTACGTTACACAGCGAGTCATTTGTTAAAGGCGAGTCCGCACAAATTCCTTTGCTCTGCACTTTCAACTTGAGTTTAGCGAACACTTTGGCAGGAGATTCAAACGGCGGTGTTGTATGATAAAGAACTTTATGATACGACGCCATGGTTTCTAGGAAAAAGACAAACGATCGCGCTACATTCGAGGCGTTTGTCAGCTCGCTTGCTGGCTAGCTCGCACATTTCAAATTTCCCATCACCGCCGCGGTTGGATAGAAACCTGTGACGTACAGACAAAATAAAGACGTCACTTCCGCACCGGAAGTAACCTTCACAGTCTCTCTAAAGTGCAAAAgaaaaacgaagaagaagaagtagtttagtttattttaattttatttttatttattttctttgtttttctttttgaggggataaagtgctagatatttctagttcgcaaagaaaggcagtaggtggcggtaatgcaccagtttggatgccagccgactaaaaacaaaaagaagaagaagtagaagaagaagaagcgcatTGCGCAGGCGCGCATCTAAGTCACACTTCCGGGTaaaggttgtttgtttgtctgtctgtcaggtgTAGTTAACATTTTGATTCACGTATTCGTGcggtatttgttttatttatacaaACAGTACGACGATTGTATTTAATACAAAACGGAGCGTTATAACTGTAAATGTAATTGGATATAAAGAGTTGTTTGGGTCAGCTGGAAACTCTTGTACCGGTGGGTTGGAAGTGATGCAACATGGCAGCAACTCCCCTCAATCGGTGTTTTCTGTCGGCTCTAAGGAGACACACTCGGTGTCAGAGCCGTGGACTTAACTCTTTGGCCGAGAGGACAGTCAGCCGGGTGTCCTCTGTTGTGATATGTCGCCGCATGAGAGCAGAGGGGAGCACGAGCCTGGACAGGGTACCCGCGATGGAGTGGGACAGAAACAGGGGTCGGGAAGACGGCAGCGCCCCTCCGCTCAGGTCGGTGTCGGTGGGTTTGGGGCTCTGTGGAGCGGCGCTGCTGGACAGTCAAGAAGACGAGGAGGGGAAGGACGGAAGAACCTCGATATCCGAGCGGTTTCTTGAACTAATTCTGCCTTCAGCTCAGTGTGCTTCTACATTTAAACCTGACAGCCCCCGGtttaaatacaattttattGCCGATGTAGTCGAAAAATCCACTCCAGCTGTCGTCTACATTGAAATCGTGGGGAGGTGAGTCGACGGAAAGGGTGCATATAGAAGTGTTGCTAAATCAATTCATTTCTACTATTTGTTACACCAAATTATCAGCTGTATCTTAActgtaaatgttgttgttttttatcatACTTCATATAGTACAGTTTATTTTGATGAATGTTACTCACGAAGTATACATTGAAATCACAGAAAGCAAACTGACTATTtcaatatgtatgtttgtgaatacacacaccacatatatatatatatatatatacataatttatatttaaatatattatatatatatatacataatttatattatatatataatacatatatgtactttagtatttatttattcatatctaACTTTTTCAAACATTGTTTCAAATTGcttcatatagatatatatatatatatataaaaatacaaaataaatacatgtgtcaCAGCGTGCTTGTGTAAACTTTTGAGCCGTGAATAGTCTTTTTCTACGAAAGCACATTATCTAACAAGATGATAATTAAGGTGGTAGTTACCTATTTACCAAATATtgttgaaatgcctgtttgTCAATAGCTAAAATAACATATAAGTTTTCCCATCTGTGTGGATTATTCTTCATTATACATTTAGCTGTCGGGGTGAATAAGATCAACTGCTTACTGTTTTACAGACACCCATTTTCTGGCAGAGAAGTCCCACTTTCAAATGGCTCTGGTTTCATCATAAGCAGTGATGGTCTCATTGTGACCAATGCTCATGTTGTGGCCAACAAGAGAGGCGTCCGGGTGAAGCTCAACAACGGAGAGATGTACAGTGCAACTGTGCAAGATGTTGATCCAGTGGCAGACATCGCCACCATCAAAATCTCTGCGAGCGTGAGCAACACTAATCTCTGCTAAAGGAACCgtacatttatttgtttaccACATTTGCTTCTATCAGAATGGTGGAAGAAACCAGCCGACTCATCAACATGTCATCACTTCGACAGACAGACTCAGAAAACAAAAAGTCAATACACTTAAGAGACAGAACACCATAAGTGGTTTCTTCAGAAATATGAAAACAGGGGAATGTCTAATGGTTATACGCAATAAAAACATATTggtttttaataactttaaaaaatctgTAATAAAGGAGGAAAACACCAGCCTACAATGCGATCAAAACTATCAACATGCTATTCCCCCTTCAAACTATATTTTTgtgattttatatttaaaatgacttTCAACATACTGCGCAGTAGAGCATTTTGGTGTTTGATATACATCTCTTCAAAAGAGCTTGTTTCTCTGTTAAGACAAAAAGTGTCCTTTAATGTGCAATATAGATATAGTATATAAAACATGGTCATCACATACATCAGGCCATTGAACTTTTATGTCGTCACGAGTTTATCTTTTGCCTGAAAATTACAAGTCTGGGATTCATACTGTACTTAAATACCACTTCAGCAAAATGAATGGCCTTCTTTTCCCATTGAAAAGCATTAGTGATAGAATAACAGAATGATCCAACATCTTTACTATCAAGCAGTACACTTGCATGCTCGGGTCATTGCAGCAAGAAAAATGGGTCGCTCTGTTGTTTTGATAGTATGAATGACCAATGAGTTGTAAGGAAGTacgctctctctccatcccagaATCCGTTACCCACGCTCAAGCTTGGTCGGTCGTCCGACGTTCGACAAGGAGAGTTCGTGGTGGCCATGGGAAGCCCGTTCTCTTTGCGGAATACAATCACGTCGGGAATCGTCAGCTCGGTCCACAGAGGCAGTAAAGAGCTGGGCCTGTCCAATTCCAACATGGAGTACATCCAGACCGATGCAGCCATAGATGTGAGTATTTTGCGATAGTTGttataaaatgatatatatgtacacaaaaTCTTTCCAAAGGAGAAAATAGTTGCTTTGActtccatccattatcaataccgcttatcctcattagggtcgcgggggcgctggagccgatcctagctgacatagggcgaaggcaggggacaccctggacaggccgccagtccatcgagggcacatatagagacatacaaccattcactctcacattcacacctatgggcaatttagagatcaattaacctgcagcatgtctttggactgtgggaggaagccggagaacccggagggaacccacgctgccaagaAAAAAGAGGTTTCATTGTGACTCAGCACCGTCTCATATTCAAGTAGCATGTCACCGTTTTGTTTTGCAGTTTGGAAAT of the Pseudoliparis swirei isolate HS2019 ecotype Mariana Trench chromosome 11, NWPU_hadal_v1, whole genome shotgun sequence genome contains:
- the mis18bp1 gene encoding mis18-binding protein 1 isoform X2; the protein is MASYHKVLYHTTPPFESPAKVFAKLKLKVQSKGICADSPLTNDSLCNVRDKHLAAVKSPRKRAESTWMTEELTANQRSGSDHNKAQVWTLSPISSPQKRSPDLISKHVEEMPPVKASGHGRTLRKRSFLESTAVAHPSPRVNRKQIRTESPHIRHSGNSNVISRTPVKVQPVEEDFESSVFLEGCAPLMSSAFMFSPMRTRLQRQCEQQQFNKVTSSTNEVCNGSRRKPSRAFSGDTSTCIESVSHVGGVSADPSQVNRFTHNPVCPTPRDIANKRCNVPVEKCSLMSPSKMFTYMKKRESKTKQPEVHKVSSSTRELFNTSNFHQSVDTSPPSTVHTVGEMEDVAFRGVPERLAPVNRSRVESADGLSDTEPSEDVLAVSPQPVLFEDPLLLNTPKISIPKKQEAVFKRNKWTQSTQFPSESVIYLKRWFLRKNHKGLFVDGIHQEENIPWNSNIVVDRVSNHVVKTVTGKVYILVDKMIMSLDSGLPKWLLKKFVNGFPPNWEALYERSRSQLRGETERKSEGRVVMAKTQSETSSIIGNVKRHRKTAASSVSRPIVSRSGRVIKPPLEYWKGGRVILDAHMNVTIHECYDTSSLVSTRASQKPAPVLLPCSEGRRQCESASDKEASVPLRRVKAPLRKCNSATTEAKKKPSYSPELLCSPEERCGRQTRSSRRRPTSEDTSYVDTVPQKQRIPVESSKQRSKKPPHDITSPSVSIPAPPEPVDDYKTSALSDDGVIGRKKSGKEVRRKGSRRVLNRPPPSYVFPSSDSSQSSEFEKEPEKRSRVTTKHKRSKRTKSSSPRKPLPKLTQSSKNNLNAIGGIAAILQDQDGDKWTEAELMKLQEAASYYPKHVAGYWAKVAGAVGTRSPGECHFQHTSQATCQTPAKRAKNTKKKKLEVPKDPAHQVISARAGTLKRKQQVRQFLEAMPREDVEDGFSSAYMQSKRFEMPSLCQSDFDITVSEIEPLTPKSTCFPEAKTPQCLHITPGMMGSPNRSNNDKYVHQLQKRMKRNQFNVCKLAPPTKSFTPTPSVKRAMRRCGNTENDTFVVWEMFSGDDGGLAESGEEEDFYFSDND
- the mis18bp1 gene encoding mis18-binding protein 1 isoform X1 — its product is MASYHKVLYHTTPPFESPAKVFAKLKLKVQSKGICADSPLTNDSLCNVRDKHLAAVKSPRKRAESTWMTEELTANQRSGSDHNKAQVWTLSPISSPQKRSPDLISKHVEEMPPVKASGHGRTLRKRSFLESTAVAHPSPRVNRKQIRTESPHIRHSGNSNVISRTPVKVQPVEEDFESSVFLEGCAPLMSSAFMFSPMRTRLQRQCEQQQFNKVTSSTNEVCNGSRRKPSRAFSGDTSTCIESVSHVGGVSADPSQVNRFTHNPVCPTPRDIANKRCNVPVEKCSLMSPSKMFTYMKKRESKTKQPEVHKVSSSTRELFNTSNFHQSVDTSPPSTVHTVGEMEDVAFRGVPERLAPVNRSRVESADGLSDTEPSEDVLAVSPQPVLFEDPLLLNTPKISIPKKQEAVFKRNKWTQSTQFPSESVIYLKRWFLRKNHKGLFVDGIHQEENIPWNSNIVVDRVSNHVVKTVTGKVYILVDKMIMSLDSGLPKWLLKKFVNGFPPNWEALYERSRSQLRGRETERKSEGRVVMAKTQSETSSIIGNVKRHRKTAASSVSRPIVSRSGRVIKPPLEYWKGGRVILDAHMNVTIHECYDTSSLVSTRASQKPAPVLLPCSEGRRQCESASDKEASVPLRRVKAPLRKCNSATTEAKKKPSYSPELLCSPEERCGRQTRSSRRRPTSEDTSYVDTVPQKQRIPVESSKQRSKKPPHDITSPSVSIPAPPEPVDDYKTSALSDDGVIGRKKSGKEVRRKGSRRVLNRPPPSYVFPSSDSSQSSEFEKEPEKRSRVTTKHKRSKRTKSSSPRKPLPKLTQSSKNNLNAIGGIAAILQDQDGDKWTEAELMKLQEAASYYPKHVAGYWAKVAGAVGTRSPGECHFQHTSQATCQTPAKRAKNTKKKKLEVPKDPAHQVISARAGTLKRKQQVRQFLEAMPREDVEDGFSSAYMQSKRFEMPSLCQSDFDITVSEIEPLTPKSTCFPEAKTPQCLHITPGMMGSPNRSNNDKYVHQLQKRMKRNQFNVCKLAPPTKSFTPTPSVKRAMRRCGNTENDTFVVWEMFSGDDGGLAESGEEEDFYFSDND
- the LOC130201960 gene encoding serine protease HTRA2, mitochondrial-like yields the protein MAATPLNRCFLSALRRHTRCQSRGLNSLAERTVSRVSSVVICRRMRAEGSTSLDRVPAMEWDRNRGREDGSAPPLRSVSVGLGLCGAALLDSQEDEEGKDGRTSISERFLELILPSAQCASTFKPDSPRFKYNFIADVVEKSTPAVVYIEIVGRHPFSGREVPLSNGSGFIISSDGLIVTNAHVVANKRGVRVKLNNGEMYSATVQDVDPVADIATIKISASNPLPTLKLGRSSDVRQGEFVVAMGSPFSLRNTITSGIVSSVHRGSKELGLSNSNMEYIQTDAAIDFGNSGGPLINLDGEVIGINTMKVTAGISFAIPSDRVTLFLEQAANKKNSWFGESKTKRRYIGVMMLTLTPSIIEELKLRDPSFPDVTRGVLIHRVISGSPANRAGMLPGDIVGEINGVKVNTSEEIYQSVRSGDKITMVVQRGDELLQLHMTPECTE